The following are encoded in a window of Thermodesulfobacterium geofontis OPF15 genomic DNA:
- the trmD gene encoding tRNA (guanosine(37)-N1)-methyltransferase TrmD gives MQIDVITIFPEYFESPLKIGLLGKALKKGIIKINLYNLRDFTEDKHKVVDDAPFGGGEGMVFKPEPLYKAISHIKNLDPSAWIIYLSPQGEVLNQKIAERLSKKEHLVLICGRYEGIDERIRANFIDEEISIGDYVVFGGEVASLVLIETLARLIPGVVGKKDSVEKESFSTGLLKYPCYTRPRNFMGYEVPEILLSGNHAEIEKYRRKLSLEITLKRKPYLFKSVELTEEDRKFLAELLKSQRLYIFLVHYPVFNKKGEKIASAITNLDLHDLSRLARTYGVKGVFIIQPLEDQRKLAEELIEYWLNKKGAQYNPLRKSAIELIKLFETLDSAISEVEKIEGEKPVLLGTDASPKRKYISCEEVRKILWEKPVVLVLGTAWGLCDEVLDRCDYFLEPIWGRLDPYNHLSVRSAASIFIDRILGIYSFYKK, from the coding sequence ATGCAAATAGATGTAATAACGATCTTTCCTGAATATTTTGAATCACCTTTAAAAATTGGTCTTCTTGGTAAGGCTTTAAAAAAAGGGATTATAAAAATAAATCTATATAACCTTCGGGACTTTACCGAAGATAAACATAAGGTAGTTGATGACGCACCATTTGGCGGTGGAGAGGGGATGGTTTTTAAACCTGAGCCTCTTTATAAAGCAATTTCTCATATTAAAAATTTAGACCCCTCAGCTTGGATAATATATCTTTCTCCACAAGGAGAAGTTTTAAACCAAAAAATAGCTGAAAGGCTTTCTAAAAAGGAACATCTTGTTCTTATATGTGGAAGATATGAGGGAATTGATGAAAGGATAAGGGCTAATTTTATTGATGAAGAGATTTCTATAGGTGATTATGTAGTTTTTGGAGGAGAAGTAGCAAGTTTGGTTCTCATAGAAACTTTAGCAAGACTTATTCCTGGAGTTGTTGGCAAAAAAGATTCAGTTGAAAAAGAATCTTTTTCAACTGGGCTTTTAAAATATCCCTGTTATACTCGCCCAAGAAATTTTATGGGATATGAAGTTCCAGAAATTCTTTTAAGTGGAAATCATGCTGAAATAGAAAAATATAGAAGAAAGCTCTCCTTAGAGATAACCCTTAAAAGAAAACCCTATTTATTTAAATCAGTAGAACTTACAGAGGAAGATAGAAAATTTTTAGCAGAACTATTAAAATCTCAACGCCTTTATATTTTTTTAGTTCATTATCCAGTTTTTAATAAAAAGGGAGAAAAAATAGCTTCAGCTATAACTAATCTTGACCTTCACGACTTATCAAGACTTGCAAGGACTTACGGGGTAAAAGGTGTTTTTATTATTCAGCCCTTAGAAGATCAAAGAAAATTGGCAGAAGAATTAATTGAATATTGGTTAAATAAAAAGGGAGCTCAATATAATCCTTTAAGAAAATCAGCTATAGAGCTTATAAAATTATTTGAAACTTTAGATTCAGCTATTTCAGAAGTAGAAAAAATAGAAGGTGAAAAACCGGTACTTTTAGGGACAGATGCCTCTCCTAAAAGAAAGTATATAAGCTGTGAAGAGGTAAGAAAGATTTTATGGGAAAAACCTGTGGTGTTGGTTTTAGGAACAGCTTGGGGTCTTTGTGATGAGGTGCTTGATAGATGTGATTACTTTTTAGAGCCTATTTGGGGAAGACTTGATCCTTATAATCACCTTTCGGTTCGCTCTGCAGCCTCTATTTTTATAGACAGAATTCTTGGTATTTACAGTTTTTATAAAAAATAA
- a CDS encoding heavy-metal-associated domain-containing protein, with protein MSYKIEIKITGMSCEHCVKRVKEALSKIEGVKEVSVDLYSAKGYIISEKEIPLSLIKEVLEREGYGIKE; from the coding sequence ATGTCTTATAAGATAGAGATTAAAATAACAGGGATGAGTTGTGAGCATTGTGTAAAAAGAGTAAAAGAAGCTTTATCAAAAATTGAAGGGGTAAAGGAGGTATCTGTAGATTTATATTCAGCAAAGGGATACATAATTAGTGAAAAAGAAATACCCCTTAGTCTTATAAAGGAGGTTTTGGAAAGGGAAGGATATGGAATTAAAGAATAG
- a CDS encoding heavy metal translocating P-type ATPase, producing MENKEYKRSFIVTGLTCINCVRRVEKALKSIEGVKFASVNLATSTGFIISEREITFKEIEEAVKSAGYGVSEEKLEDIEKKRYSQNKKNLIIAWFFTGPLIILMSLHMFSHHKIPYFSFLEAFLGGAVIFYAGKSTLRSAYIALSHKHSNMDVLVSIGAFVSWLTSILEILRFPIMSFGALGAMIMAFHVTGRFIETYIRDRAAKELKDLLKLQAKEVRILEGESEIYVPIKAVKKDSIAVVKPGEKIPIDGIIIEGKSLIDESTITGEPIPVLKKKGDEVIGGAFNLSGPLKIKITQVGEDTYLSKMIKLILEAQGTKVPIQAFADKITNIFVPLVIILSILSATFWYFNFYKLYPYLEKIKNFLPWIILTHNSLSFSVFVFISTLIIACPCALGLATPMALIKATGLAGKKGLLIKNAEAIQTSKELKVILTDKTGTLTEGNPKVVEHNLSEELLKIVASIEKNSHHPLANAISKLTENYLEIEKIEEIAGEGIKGVYKGKEYFIGKPKDDKIYESLLKDGKIIIEVRENNKILGYLAIEDPIREDSYKAIQKLKFLGIKIVMVTGDNYETANFVAKKLGIEEVFARIKPDEKLNIVRKYQGLENKVAFIGDGINDAPALKGADIGIAIGSGTDLAIESADIIIIKGGISKVVDMVILSQKTFSIIKQNLFWAFFYNLIAIPIAMMGFLNPLIAEIAMIFSSINVTLNSLRIKVL from the coding sequence ATGGAAAATAAAGAATATAAAAGATCTTTTATAGTAACAGGGTTAACCTGTATAAATTGTGTTCGAAGAGTAGAAAAAGCTTTAAAAAGTATTGAGGGGGTTAAGTTTGCTTCGGTAAATTTAGCTACCTCAACTGGATTTATAATTTCAGAAAGAGAAATTACTTTTAAGGAGATTGAAGAAGCTGTTAAGTCTGCAGGTTATGGAGTTTCAGAAGAGAAATTAGAGGATATAGAAAAAAAGCGGTATTCACAAAATAAAAAGAACTTAATCATTGCTTGGTTTTTTACGGGTCCTTTAATCATTTTAATGAGTTTACATATGTTTTCTCATCATAAAATTCCTTACTTTTCCTTTTTAGAGGCTTTTTTAGGTGGTGCAGTTATTTTTTATGCAGGGAAAAGTACTTTAAGAAGTGCTTACATAGCTCTTAGTCATAAACATTCCAATATGGATGTTCTTGTGTCTATAGGAGCTTTTGTATCTTGGCTAACTTCAATTTTAGAGATCCTAAGATTTCCTATAATGTCTTTTGGTGCTTTAGGTGCCATGATAATGGCATTTCATGTTACAGGAAGGTTTATTGAAACCTACATTCGGGATAGAGCTGCTAAAGAATTAAAGGATCTTCTAAAATTACAAGCCAAAGAAGTAAGGATTTTAGAGGGGGAAAGTGAAATATATGTTCCTATTAAGGCAGTTAAAAAGGATTCTATAGCGGTAGTTAAACCTGGAGAAAAAATTCCTATTGATGGAATTATAATTGAGGGTAAATCTCTTATAGATGAATCCACAATTACTGGAGAACCTATTCCTGTTTTAAAGAAAAAAGGAGATGAAGTTATAGGTGGGGCTTTTAATTTATCAGGACCTTTAAAGATAAAAATTACTCAGGTAGGAGAAGATACTTATCTTTCAAAAATGATCAAATTAATTTTGGAAGCTCAGGGGACAAAAGTTCCTATCCAAGCTTTTGCAGATAAAATTACTAATATATTTGTGCCTTTAGTGATAATTTTATCTATTTTGTCTGCAACCTTTTGGTATTTTAATTTTTATAAACTTTATCCTTATTTAGAAAAAATTAAAAATTTTTTACCATGGATAATCTTAACTCATAATTCCTTATCCTTTTCTGTTTTTGTTTTTATTTCTACTTTAATTATTGCGTGTCCTTGTGCACTTGGATTAGCAACCCCTATGGCACTTATAAAAGCTACTGGATTGGCAGGAAAAAAGGGACTTTTGATAAAAAATGCAGAGGCTATTCAAACCTCAAAGGAACTTAAAGTAATTCTTACTGACAAAACAGGAACATTAACAGAAGGAAATCCAAAGGTAGTTGAGCACAATTTAAGTGAAGAACTTCTTAAAATAGTTGCAAGCATTGAGAAAAATTCTCATCATCCTTTAGCTAATGCAATAAGTAAACTCACAGAAAATTATTTAGAAATAGAAAAAATAGAAGAAATTGCAGGAGAGGGGATAAAGGGGGTTTACAAAGGTAAAGAATATTTCATTGGGAAACCCAAAGATGATAAAATTTATGAATCCCTTTTAAAAGATGGAAAGATAATTATAGAAGTAAGAGAAAATAATAAGATTTTAGGTTATTTAGCTATAGAAGACCCTATAAGAGAAGATTCTTATAAAGCTATTCAAAAATTAAAATTTCTGGGAATAAAAATAGTTATGGTAACAGGAGACAATTATGAAACTGCAAATTTTGTTGCCAAAAAACTTGGTATAGAGGAAGTCTTTGCTCGCATAAAACCTGATGAAAAGCTTAATATAGTTAGAAAATATCAAGGTTTAGAGAATAAAGTAGCTTTCATAGGTGATGGAATAAATGATGCGCCAGCTTTAAAAGGAGCAGATATAGGGATAGCTATAGGTTCAGGAACAGATCTTGCTATAGAAAGTGCAGATATAATAATTATTAAAGGAGGGATTTCAAAAGTGGTTGATATGGTTATTCTTTCTCAAAAAACCTTCTCTATAATAAAACAAAATTTATTTTGGGCATTTTTTTATAATTTAATAGCTATACCCATTGCTATGATGGGATTTTTAAACCCGCTCATAGCTGAGATAGCTATGATTTTTAGTTCTATAAATGTTACTTTAAATTCTTTAAGAATAAAGGTTCTTTAA
- a CDS encoding acetyl-CoA carboxylase biotin carboxylase subunit: protein MRKIKKVLIANRGVPAVRIMNTCRDKRIKTVAIYSTPDRLSYHVFLADEAVHIGEGPPQESYLNMEKIIKAALERGCDAIHPGWGFLAENPDFAEMVESAGLIWVGPPAEVIRLMGDKIRAKKIAQRANIPTIPALLKVNTVEDILKWMEEEEIEFPIMIKAAAGGGGKGMVRVDRKEALPLSLEKAKSEAKKAFGDDTVFVEKYIQGGRHIEVQICGDKYGKIVHLYERECTIQRRNQKILEEAPSPSINDDLRQEICFTAIRFMREIGYSSVGTVEFLFDPKTKKFYFLEVNTRLQVEHGITELATGLDIVGLMFDIAEGKRLPFSQEDIVPNRHAIEVRINAEDPKNFNPSFGTITRLEIPQGPGIRVSSGVYEGAEVPPYYDSLIMLVMSAGADRNEAIRVMDRALSRGLRVEGIKTTAPLLLSIIRHPEFIKGNFSTRFIEEHYEELLSMFKEKTPDDEVLKIAQYIAEISALGPQSWM from the coding sequence ATGAGGAAAATTAAAAAAGTTCTTATTGCTAATAGAGGGGTTCCAGCCGTAAGAATTATGAATACTTGTAGAGATAAAAGAATAAAAACAGTTGCTATTTATAGCACACCTGATAGACTTTCCTACCATGTATTTTTAGCAGATGAAGCAGTTCATATTGGAGAGGGTCCTCCTCAGGAATCTTATCTAAATATGGAAAAAATTATTAAAGCAGCTTTAGAAAGAGGTTGTGATGCTATTCATCCAGGATGGGGTTTTTTAGCAGAAAATCCAGATTTTGCAGAAATGGTTGAGTCAGCTGGTCTTATTTGGGTGGGACCTCCTGCAGAGGTAATTCGTTTAATGGGAGATAAAATAAGAGCAAAAAAAATTGCTCAAAGAGCTAATATTCCAACAATTCCAGCATTATTGAAAGTAAATACAGTAGAAGATATTCTTAAATGGATGGAGGAAGAAGAAATTGAATTTCCTATAATGATTAAAGCAGCCGCAGGTGGTGGTGGGAAAGGAATGGTAAGGGTTGATAGAAAAGAGGCACTTCCTTTATCTCTTGAAAAGGCTAAATCTGAAGCCAAAAAAGCTTTCGGAGACGATACCGTTTTTGTAGAAAAATATATTCAAGGAGGAAGACATATTGAAGTTCAAATATGTGGAGATAAATATGGAAAAATAGTTCATCTTTACGAAAGAGAATGTACTATTCAGAGAAGGAATCAAAAAATCTTAGAAGAGGCTCCCTCTCCAAGCATTAATGATGATTTAAGACAAGAAATATGCTTTACTGCTATAAGGTTTATGAGAGAAATTGGCTATTCCTCTGTCGGAACAGTAGAATTTTTGTTTGATCCTAAAACTAAAAAATTTTACTTTTTAGAGGTTAACACAAGACTTCAAGTAGAACATGGAATAACAGAACTTGCAACAGGACTTGATATAGTAGGTCTTATGTTTGATATTGCAGAGGGTAAAAGACTTCCTTTTTCTCAGGAAGATATCGTTCCTAACAGACATGCTATTGAAGTAAGAATTAATGCAGAAGACCCCAAAAATTTTAATCCTTCCTTTGGAACTATTACCAGACTTGAAATTCCACAAGGACCAGGCATAAGAGTATCTTCTGGAGTTTATGAGGGAGCAGAAGTTCCACCTTATTATGATTCTCTTATAATGCTTGTCATGTCCGCAGGAGCAGATAGAAACGAAGCAATAAGAGTTATGGATAGAGCATTAAGTAGAGGATTGAGAGTGGAAGGAATTAAAACTACAGCTCCTTTGCTTTTGAGTATTATTAGACATCCAGAATTTATTAAAGGAAATTTTTCAACTAGATTTATTGAAGAACATTATGAAGAGTTGCTTTCTATGTTTAAAGAAAAAACTCCTGATGATGAAGTATTAAAAATAGCTCAATATATAGCTGAAATATCAGCTCTCGGACCCCAGAGTTGGATGTAA
- a CDS encoding biotin/lipoyl-containing protein: MSYIFVKPGMSPKEIVKKVRELPGVCFVSVGMRDAGQSDYKNRLRMYDLKTLAPYYNEMGLFAAECHGGARWHVGIMNRRESPFEEIEILRKLMPNVLLQTLIRETNMWGYRPYPKNIIEYVVERVDIDVWRCFSFLNDVRNMRTVAEVVMKRGKLFEPAISYTVAPWFDTKYYMKVVDEIVALCGGTDEIILCIKDMAGVGTVTSITELIDAIKQKYPDLVINYHRHITDGLAMPVLLAAAKAGAKILDVEEDTLVRFYGHPPILGVEALLREHGIPVNLNRKIAEKAVEKVREWIRDYEWAESPFKGFDHMVTKHKMPGGAFPSSFEQAEKGGFLHYMPYILRVMSLYNQIVKYFDVTPGSQITWVTCCGIVNRYAKEAGEEGVKHVIRLLEKFVEEKNQDFSAMEPEEQEELLQLFRNAPGDFKNLILGHYGRLPVGWPDEWVYKSTFGDEWQEKIKERKETSPLEAIPDENLDILRKQLETELGRPATEEEFILYLMHPKDAIDFIKFREKYGDAPLVLPTKVWREGLKKPGDKVEFEYEGKPYCIELVSIGAENDGVIHVVLKVNNKTRVFEVKTPKAKKEEIRKAVKPNEIGAPISGTVWRIGNPKRGALKPGDIVHKGEEIANLESMKMENPIIAPFDAQIVEICVKLNQRVEEGQLLFVLQPIETAKIEEPEVRIENLPH; the protein is encoded by the coding sequence ATGAGTTATATATTTGTAAAACCAGGAATGAGCCCAAAGGAAATAGTTAAAAAAGTAAGGGAACTTCCAGGAGTATGTTTTGTTTCTGTAGGTATGAGAGATGCAGGGCAATCGGATTATAAAAATCGTTTAAGAATGTATGATCTTAAAACTTTAGCTCCTTATTATAATGAAATGGGGCTTTTTGCAGCAGAATGTCATGGTGGAGCAAGATGGCATGTTGGAATAATGAATAGGAGAGAGAGTCCCTTTGAAGAAATAGAAATTTTGAGAAAGCTTATGCCTAATGTTTTACTTCAAACACTTATTCGTGAAACTAATATGTGGGGATATCGTCCTTATCCTAAAAATATAATTGAATATGTAGTTGAAAGGGTAGATATTGATGTGTGGAGATGTTTTTCTTTTCTCAATGATGTCAGAAATATGAGAACAGTTGCAGAAGTGGTTATGAAAAGGGGTAAACTTTTTGAACCAGCAATTTCTTATACTGTTGCTCCATGGTTTGATACTAAATATTATATGAAAGTGGTAGATGAAATTGTTGCTCTTTGCGGAGGTACAGATGAAATAATCTTATGTATTAAAGATATGGCAGGTGTTGGTACAGTTACTTCTATAACAGAATTGATAGATGCTATAAAACAAAAGTATCCAGATTTAGTGATTAATTATCATAGACACATTACAGATGGACTTGCAATGCCAGTTTTACTTGCAGCAGCTAAAGCAGGAGCAAAAATCCTTGATGTAGAGGAAGATACCTTAGTAAGATTTTATGGTCATCCGCCAATTTTAGGAGTAGAAGCTTTGTTAAGAGAGCACGGAATTCCGGTCAATTTAAATAGAAAAATAGCAGAAAAGGCTGTAGAAAAAGTAAGGGAGTGGATAAGAGATTATGAATGGGCAGAATCACCTTTTAAAGGATTTGATCACATGGTAACTAAACATAAAATGCCTGGAGGGGCTTTCCCAAGTTCATTTGAACAAGCTGAAAAAGGAGGATTTTTACATTATATGCCTTATATTTTAAGAGTAATGTCTCTCTATAATCAAATTGTAAAATATTTTGATGTAACTCCAGGTTCACAAATTACTTGGGTAACCTGTTGTGGTATAGTAAATAGATACGCTAAGGAAGCTGGAGAAGAAGGGGTAAAACATGTAATAAGACTTCTTGAGAAATTTGTAGAGGAAAAAAACCAAGATTTTTCTGCTATGGAACCAGAAGAACAAGAAGAGTTATTGCAATTATTTAGAAATGCTCCTGGTGATTTTAAAAATTTAATTCTTGGACACTATGGTAGACTTCCTGTAGGCTGGCCTGATGAATGGGTTTATAAAAGCACCTTCGGAGATGAATGGCAAGAAAAAATTAAAGAAAGAAAAGAAACATCGCCCTTAGAGGCAATTCCAGACGAAAATTTAGATATTTTAAGAAAACAACTTGAAACTGAGCTTGGAAGACCAGCTACAGAGGAAGAATTTATCCTTTATTTAATGCATCCCAAAGATGCTATTGATTTTATTAAATTTAGAGAAAAATATGGAGATGCACCGTTAGTTTTACCTACTAAGGTTTGGAGAGAAGGACTCAAAAAACCAGGAGATAAAGTAGAATTTGAATATGAAGGAAAACCTTACTGCATTGAACTTGTTTCTATAGGTGCAGAAAACGATGGGGTTATTCATGTAGTTTTAAAGGTAAATAATAAAACAAGAGTTTTTGAGGTGAAAACACCAAAAGCCAAAAAAGAAGAAATTAGAAAAGCAGTTAAACCAAATGAAATAGGAGCTCCTATTAGTGGAACTGTATGGAGAATAGGGAATCCAAAAAGAGGAGCTCTTAAGCCAGGAGATATTGTGCATAAAGGTGAAGAAATTGCAAATTTAGAATCTATGAAAATGGAAAATCCCATCATTGCACCCTTTGATGCTCAAATAGTAGAAATCTGTGTTAAGCTCAATCAGAGGGTAGAAGAAGGACAACTTCTTTTTGTATTACAACCTATTGAGACTGCAAAAATTGAAGAGCCTGAAGTTAGAATAGAAAACCTGCCCCATTAA
- a CDS encoding CsgG/HfaB family protein, with amino-acid sequence MKIFKLLTVVILFVIMFFYNALAEEYVTEVKERTLILPHCNKLIGIIAAKSFKCKAAACQGGKIVFGRDFVIETTPQALGDGLADMLVTALANTGCFKVVEREVLEEVKQELELMGVTPKQTLKAADFIITGAVTALELNASGASGGGLIIPLPWKFGGGLKLGKAKAHIALDMRIVRVKDAEILSAKTVEGKSERWKFGVAAGGLFGSTVGGGWFEAVKNTPLEEATRDLIAQAVTLIVNELKSQAPNVIIEQREIKGE; translated from the coding sequence GTGAAAATTTTTAAATTACTTACGGTTGTTATTCTATTTGTGATAATGTTTTTTTATAATGCCTTAGCAGAAGAATATGTTACAGAGGTAAAAGAAAGAACCTTAATTCTTCCTCATTGTAATAAGCTAATAGGAATTATAGCTGCTAAAAGTTTTAAATGTAAAGCTGCAGCTTGCCAAGGAGGAAAAATTGTTTTCGGGAGAGATTTTGTAATTGAAACAACTCCTCAAGCTTTGGGAGATGGTCTTGCTGATATGTTAGTTACTGCTCTTGCAAATACAGGGTGTTTTAAAGTAGTTGAGAGAGAGGTTTTAGAGGAAGTAAAACAAGAACTTGAACTAATGGGAGTTACTCCCAAACAAACTTTAAAGGCTGCAGATTTTATTATAACAGGCGCAGTAACTGCTTTGGAGTTAAATGCTTCAGGAGCAAGTGGTGGAGGATTAATTATTCCTCTTCCTTGGAAATTTGGAGGAGGGTTAAAACTTGGAAAAGCAAAAGCTCATATAGCTCTTGATATGAGAATAGTTAGAGTTAAAGATGCTGAGATACTTTCTGCTAAAACAGTAGAGGGGAAGTCAGAAAGATGGAAATTCGGAGTTGCAGCAGGGGGTCTTTTTGGAAGTACAGTAGGTGGTGGTTGGTTTGAAGCAGTTAAAAATACACCCTTAGAAGAGGCAACTAGAGACCTTATAGCTCAAGCAGTAACCTTAATTGTAAATGAATTAAAATCACAAGCTCCTAATGTAATTATTGAACAAAGAGAAATAAAAGGTGAATAG
- the rplM gene encoding 50S ribosomal protein L13, producing the protein MSSIFTTQTPWVKKEEIKREWYIVDAKDKILGRLASKLAYILQGKHRPDYTPHVDQADFIVVINAEKIKLTGKKLDQKVYWRHSGYMGGLKLETARKLLERKPEQLIYLAVKRMLPRNRMRKKLLKKLKIYAGESHPHTAQNPKPLEI; encoded by the coding sequence ATGTCCTCAATTTTTACTACCCAAACCCCTTGGGTAAAAAAAGAGGAAATTAAAAGAGAATGGTATATAGTTGATGCCAAAGATAAAATATTAGGAAGACTTGCTTCAAAATTAGCTTATATATTGCAAGGAAAACACCGCCCAGATTATACTCCTCATGTAGACCAAGCTGACTTTATAGTAGTAATTAATGCTGAGAAAATAAAACTTACAGGAAAAAAGCTTGATCAAAAAGTTTATTGGCGCCATTCTGGATATATGGGAGGTCTTAAATTGGAAACTGCTCGTAAACTTTTAGAAAGGAAACCAGAGCAGTTAATTTATTTAGCAGTAAAAAGAATGCTTCCAAGAAATAGGATGAGAAAAAAGCTTTTAAAAAAGCTTAAAATATATGCAGGAGAAAGTCATCCCCATACAGCCCAAAATCCTAAACCTTTAGAAATTTAG
- the rpsI gene encoding 30S ribosomal protein S9, producing the protein MERIYATGKRKTAVARVWIFPGNGEVIVNDKPYKEYFYDHIVAEDIILAPFRICNLLGKFNVKCTVEGGGKSAQAEAIRHGIARALVSYMPDLKPILKKAGFLTRDPREKERKKYGLRGARRGQQYSKR; encoded by the coding sequence ATGGAAAGAATTTATGCTACTGGGAAAAGGAAAACAGCAGTGGCAAGAGTTTGGATATTCCCTGGAAATGGAGAGGTAATTGTAAATGATAAACCATATAAAGAATATTTTTATGATCATATTGTAGCTGAAGATATTATTTTAGCTCCCTTCAGAATTTGTAATCTTCTTGGGAAATTTAATGTAAAATGCACAGTTGAAGGTGGAGGAAAATCAGCCCAGGCTGAAGCTATAAGACATGGGATAGCCAGAGCTTTAGTTTCTTATATGCCAGATTTAAAACCTATCCTCAAAAAAGCTGGATTTCTTACTCGTGATCCTCGAGAAAAAGAGAGAAAGAAATACGGACTTAGAGGAGCAAGAAGAGGACAACAATACTCTAAACGTTAA
- the argC gene encoding N-acetyl-gamma-glutamyl-phosphate reductase → MVKVAIIGATGYTGLELIRLAENHPYLNISLITSRDKAGKSLKEVFNWSGKYANLIFKEPVIEKITNEVELAFLCVPSGEAQQFAYAFLKKGIKVIDFSADFRFKNVQVYETTYNLKHAYPELCEEAVYGLTEIFREEIKKADLVANPGCYPTSVLLPLIPLIKNELIEKEPIIIDSKSGTSGAGRKSENYYSFCEVNEDFKAYKIAAHRHTPEIEEKLSLFAGKKIKSVFTPHLLPLNRGIFSTIYVKFKTKIEEIHKFLKEFYKESPFIEVVPLGEIPRIAEVKGTNLCKIGIFEDKKREWGIIVSVIDNLIKGASGQAIQNFNLMFGFPEDTGLPKTPLFV, encoded by the coding sequence GTGGTCAAAGTAGCTATCATAGGAGCAACTGGATATACAGGTTTAGAATTAATTAGACTTGCTGAAAACCATCCTTATCTTAATATTTCACTAATTACTTCAAGAGACAAAGCTGGCAAAAGTTTAAAAGAAGTTTTTAACTGGAGTGGGAAGTACGCTAATTTAATATTTAAAGAGCCAGTTATTGAAAAAATTACAAATGAAGTAGAATTAGCATTTTTATGTGTTCCCTCTGGAGAAGCACAGCAATTTGCTTATGCTTTTCTTAAAAAAGGAATAAAAGTTATAGACTTTTCAGCAGACTTTAGATTTAAAAATGTTCAAGTCTATGAAACTACTTATAATCTAAAACATGCTTATCCTGAGCTTTGTGAAGAAGCAGTATATGGATTAACTGAAATTTTTAGAGAAGAAATAAAAAAGGCTGACCTTGTTGCTAACCCGGGATGCTATCCAACCTCAGTTTTGTTACCTTTAATTCCTTTGATAAAAAATGAGCTTATAGAAAAAGAGCCTATCATTATTGATTCTAAAAGTGGAACCTCAGGAGCAGGAAGAAAATCAGAAAATTATTATAGTTTTTGTGAAGTTAATGAGGATTTTAAAGCTTATAAAATTGCTGCCCATAGACACACTCCAGAAATAGAAGAGAAACTCAGTTTATTTGCCGGTAAAAAAATTAAAAGTGTATTTACTCCCCATCTTTTACCTCTAAATAGAGGCATTTTTTCTACTATTTATGTAAAATTTAAAACTAAAATAGAAGAGATTCATAAGTTTTTAAAAGAATTTTACAAAGAAAGCCCCTTTATTGAGGTAGTTCCTTTAGGAGAGATTCCAAGAATTGCAGAAGTAAAAGGTACCAATCTTTGTAAAATAGGTATTTTTGAGGATAAAAAAAGAGAATGGGGGATAATTGTTTCAGTGATAGATAATCTTATAAAAGGAGCAAGTGGACAGGCAATTCAAAATTTTAATCTTATGTTTGGATTTCCTGAAGATACAGGTCTTCCTAAAACACCTTTATTTGTGTAA
- the truA gene encoding tRNA pseudouridine(38-40) synthase TruA, producing the protein MSEINIRNIRIFIAYDGTNYLGWQVQPKGPTIQGIIQEALSKILGHKVKLKSAGRTDTGVHALYQVAHFLTTSDRPLEIIFRAVNAMLPKDIVVWKLEEVDLKFHSQREALKKTYVYYIYNYPIRNPLVRLYSWWVPEKLNLSAMKACLPLIIGEKDFASFRKSGTDIKTTVRTIYDAKFKRVPGKKHMIAFEIIGRGFMRYMVRNLVGALVEVGKGNLTIEDFQKILEAKDRSLAPPPAPPQGLILKKIEYPKIKIIDSYPKFKVDL; encoded by the coding sequence ATGTCTGAAATTAATATTAGAAATATTCGGATATTTATAGCTTATGACGGAACAAATTACTTAGGTTGGCAAGTTCAGCCAAAAGGGCCTACTATCCAAGGAATAATCCAGGAAGCCCTTTCCAAAATTTTAGGACACAAAGTAAAACTTAAATCTGCAGGGCGAACAGATACAGGGGTACATGCACTTTATCAAGTAGCACATTTTTTAACTACCTCAGATAGACCCCTTGAAATTATTTTTAGAGCTGTTAATGCTATGTTGCCTAAGGATATAGTGGTTTGGAAGTTGGAAGAAGTGGATCTTAAGTTTCATTCACAAAGAGAAGCACTTAAAAAAACTTATGTTTATTATATTTACAATTATCCTATAAGAAATCCTTTAGTAAGACTTTATTCTTGGTGGGTCCCTGAGAAACTCAATTTATCTGCAATGAAAGCTTGTTTACCTTTAATAATAGGGGAAAAAGATTTTGCAAGTTTTAGAAAATCAGGAACTGATATAAAAACTACAGTCAGAACTATATATGATGCCAAATTTAAAAGGGTTCCTGGAAAAAAACATATGATAGCTTTTGAAATAATTGGTAGAGGATTTATGAGATATATGGTAAGAAATTTAGTTGGTGCTTTGGTTGAGGTAGGTAAAGGAAATCTTACGATAGAAGATTTTCAAAAAATTTTAGAAGCAAAGGATAGAAGCCTTGCTCCACCTCCTGCTCCGCCTCAAGGACTAATTTTAAAAAAAATAGAATATCCAAAAATTAAGATTATAGATAGTTATCCCAAATTTAAGGTAGATTTATAA